Sequence from the Pelorhabdus rhamnosifermentans genome:
GATCCGTTGCGGATACCGTTACGAATTATCGTTATATTCTTACTCGCCTTCATTCGGAATTACCAGACACACCGATTTACATCCAAAGTGTACTACCTTTTAATGATGAAATTTTTCCTTCAAGAAATTTGCGTACGAACGATAATATCAGACAATTAAACATTGAAATCCAGAAATTAGCGAAACAATACCATTATTTGTATATCAATTTAACAGCTGCCGTTACCGATTCGAATGGCAGATTATTTTCTCAATATACAAGTGATGGCTTACACCTTAACGAAGAGGCTTATTTGATTTGGCGTGACCAGATTAAACAATGGGTGAAACCGTTGCCGTGATTTTATTACTTTGAATGTTGCCAGCGTATTTTTGTTAGTAACAAGAAAACTATTTCTTGTTAAGGAAATGTCTACAAACTTGTAGGCTAAGATTTTTGTAACAGACGCTGTTGAATGATTTGGACAAGGTTGCTGACTACCCAATACAAACCAAGTCCGGCAGGAAAGTTGAGGGTCATATAGCCGATAAAAAAAGGCATGGCCAGCAGCATCATTTTGTTTTGTTTGTTGGAAGCATCAGTTGTCATGCTTTGCGAGGACAGATACGTGGTCAAAGCCGCCAAGATTGGAAGAATATAAAGATGATCACTTTCTGACAGATTGTTGATCCAGAGAAAACCAGGATGGCTCACGTAGCTATAATTTCGCAAGGCATAGAACATTCCACTTAAAATGGGCATTTGCAAGAGTAATGGTAAGCAGCCGGCCAGAGGATTAATGCCTGTCTCCTTATATAAATTGGATACTGCTTTTTGTTGAGCTTCTTTATTATTTTTGTATTTTTCTTGCAAGGCTTTTAATTTGGGACTTAATTCTTTCATGGCTTTCATAGATTTCATTTGTTTGGCTGTTAAGGGAAATAATAGGGCCTTAATAACGAGGGTGAATAGAATAATGGCTATGCCATAATTGGGGAAACCTAAATTTACTGTAATGTTATAAAAAAGAGTAACTAGCGATTGTATGAATTCAATAATGTAATCAAACAAAAAATTCACGTCCTTTATATGCAATAAAATCGGTTGTCCAGAAAAAAGGTATTCGACGACAAACAAGCAACTCCTTTATTATTAAAGTTGTTTGTTTGAAAAATAACGATAATATGGATCATAATAGAAAATAGTAGACAAGTCCTGAATCTATATCTAGATTGAGTTTAATTAGGCTAGGATCAGATTAAATGAGGAGGTTTCTATGATGAAAAAAGGTTTTACATATTATGTCGTTGTTGTTCTTGTTGGAATTATGTTTGGAGCAAGTATTATGGTAGGTTGTAGCGGGCGCTTTTTTGCCAAGCCGAATTCACAAGAAACCTCGCAAATTGCTAATTTAAATCAGCCCGTCAATATGGCAGGAGTTTCAGATGCTCGTAATACGGCTATTGTTCGAGCGGCTCAAGCGGTGGCTCCAGCTGTTGTAGGCATTACCAATAAATCATATGCCCGCGACTATTTTAATCGCAAGGTTGTCCAAAAAGGGGAAGGCTCTGGCGTCATTATTGATTCCAATGGCTATATTGCGACAAATAATCATGTTGTCGATGGTGCCCAGGAATTGGTTGTTTCTCTGCCGGATGGACGGACTTTTACGGGTAAGGTTCTTGGTGCTGATCCTGCAACAGATTTAGCAGTTGTAAAAATTGATGCCACAGGATTACCTGCTGCAACGTTAGGCGACTCGGACGGATTATTAGTTGGTGAGCCAGCGATTGCAATTGGCAATCCACTAGGCCTGGAGTTTCAAGGCAGTGTAACAGTGGGGGTGATTAGTGCGCTTAATCGTTCCATTGAAATTGGTGAGCGAAAATTCAAACTGATTCAAACAGATGCCGCCATTAATCCGGGCAATTCCGGCGGTGCTCTTGTCAATGCTGATGGCGTTGTGATTGGTATTAATAGTGCTAAAATTTCTGATACAGGTGTAGAAGGTATCGGGTTTTCCATTCCTATTAATGCGGCACGGCCAATTTTGCAATCCATTATTGAGAAAGGCCATGTTGTACGGGCTTATTTAGGTGTTGGCGTACTTGATAAAGAGACGGCACCGAAATATGGCTATACCTTAAATATTGACAATGGTATTTATGTTGTCAATGTGACCATCGGCAGTCCGGCAGCTAAGGCAGGTATTAAGCCAGGCGATATTATTACGAAGGTTGCAGGCAATGCAATTAATTCTGTACCTGATTTACGGTCGTTTCTTGACGGTCAAAATGTCGGCTCAAAGGTTGATGTAGAATTTATTCGTGACGATCAGCCCAGTACAGTCAGTGTATTGCTGGAAGAAATGCCGACTCAGGCTCTAGAACATTAAATTGCGGAATCCTAGTATTGAGCAGACTATTGTTTAATAAACGATGGTCTGCTCAATAAAGTATTTTACTTACCAAGACCAAGGTGTGTTTTTACTTATAGGGTTCCATTATAATCATTGACAGTATAAGGTGGAACGGGATATTCAAAATTGATTGAACGGAAGTGGAAAAATGAAAGTAAAAAACATTCAAACCAAGCTACTAATTACCTTATTGCCACTTGTTTTTTTGATAATGGGTGTGCTCTCTGGGGTTAGCTATTATTTTTCGCAGCAATCCTTGGCAAAAAGTATCAATCAAACAGCCAGGGCAGTGGGAACTGACTATGGCAATCGAGTGCAAGGGGACATACGACTTATGATGTCGGAACTGGAGGACTTAGCTAGTAACCAAAGCGTTCGTACAGGTATCGAAAAAGATCAGATTATTGAAATTATGGCAGAAGCGCAAAAACGACTAGGTACTTTTGATGCCATTGTTTTTGTTTCTCCCAATGGTGAAGGTGTTAACAGCATGGGAATAACGAATTCATACGGTGATCGCGACTATTTAAAGAAAGTTATTGTAACCAAGAAACCCTATGTCTCAAATCCATTAGTTTCTAAGTCAACCGGAAAATTGGCTGTAGTATTAGCAGTGCCAGTGAAAAATAAGGATCAGTTGACAGGGGTGCTGGTAGGGACTTTTTCATTAGATAGATTGACTGCTATGATCAAAGAACTGAAATTTTTAGACAATGGTTACGGTCAGATATCCGACGCATCAGGCATGGTTATTGCCCATCCCAAAAGTCCTGAAGTCGTCGGTAAATTGAACCTTCTCGAAAAAAAGATCAATCCTAAACTTAAGATGCAACAGACCGAACTCGATGACCGTCTAATTAATTTGGTTAAGACGGCAAGTGAATCTGATAAACAGACGGAGGGAGAATATGTCTTTGTTGACGGCATTACGAGAACCGCTGTATGTACGCCAGTTGACCTGCCAGGTGATCAGCGATGGGTTATGTCGGTGGCAGTGCACAAAGTAGAAGCTACTCGGGAAACTGATATATTGGGGCATACGATGCTTATTCTTTGCATTTTATGTTTAATCATCGCTGCCGTAGCAATTGTAATTATAGCTAAACGGTTTTCTAAACCTATTTCATTGATTCGGGACGAATGCCTGCTCTTGGCTCAGGGGGATTTGAGAGAGCGCGAAGCAAAGGTTTCTTCAGAAGATGAAATAGGCCAATTGGCGAAAGGGTTCCAGGAGATGAGAAGAAATTTGCGTGAACTTGTCGCGAAGGTGCACTCCCAATCGGAGCAACTCGCGGCTTCTTCTGAAGAATTGACAGCTAGTTCAGAGCAGTCGGCTCAGGTTGTAACGCAAGTAGCCGAATCAATTAGCGATGTGGCACACGGCGCAGAAAAGCAATTGAATGCAGTAGGCGAAGCATCTTCTGTGGTAGAACAGATGTCAGTTGGTATCCAACAAGTAGCTGCTAGTGCCAATCAGGCAGCCAGTAATTCATCTCAAGCCGCTGGAAAGGCAATCGATGGTGATAAATCTGTGGAGAAGGCTGTCAGTCAAATGGCTCATATTGAACAGACTGTCAACAATTCCGCACAGGTCATTGCTAAGTTAGGTGAGAGATCTAAAGAAATAGGGCAGATTGTCGATGCGATATCCGGGATCGCTGGGCAAACAAATTTATTGGCGCTTAACGCTGCTATTGAGGCCGCAAGAGCGGGCGAACAGGGCAGAGGGTTTGCCGTTGTGGCCGAAGAAGTCCGTAAGCTTGCGGAACAATCCCAAGAGGCGGCAAAACAAATTGCCACACTGATTGGTGAAATTCAAGGGGACACCGATAAAGCCGTTGTTGCTATGGATGAAGGTACCCGTGAGGTTAAAGTGGGGACAGAGGTTGTCACTACGGCAGGCCGTGCATTTAAGGAAATTGCGAAACTGGTAACGCAAGTAGCTGAACAAGTAAAGGAGATTTCAGCTGCTATTCAGCAGATGGCTAGTGGGAGTCAACAGATTGTTGCATCGGTAAAGGAAATCGACGGGCACAGTAAAGCGGCTGTTGGGAAAACACAAACGGTGTCCGCAGCAACAGAGGAGCAATCGGCATCTATGGAAGAAATCGCCTCATCCAGCCAGAGTCTTGCCAAGCTGGCCCAGGATCTTCAGGAAGCTGTCAGTAAGTTTCGTGTTTAGTATTTGTATGAAAGGATGAGTGATATATTGTGGCCTGAGTCATGTAAAGTTTTTAGAACAATCATGGGGCTATTTGAAATCCGTATTGCTGAAATACTTTCATTCCAGCTGAACTGGTGAGATAATTTAAAAATTCCTGGACAGCTTCAGGTTGTCGGGAATTTTTTAAGATGACACCAGGAAATATGATTGGCGTATGAGAATCAGGTGGTGCAGTTGCCACGCTGGTTACGTTGTCGCTTGTAGCGGCCACTGTGGAAAATACGATTCCGGCATCTGCGCCATATTGACCTGCCGGAACTGTTTCCGGCTCACCAAGGCCATAATGGATTACACTGTTATGGGTTAAATCATTAAAGCTTTTTAGGCCTAACGATGAGTTTTTAGGAACAATTAATACCAGTTTATTACTGACAAGGTTTTTGCGGGTAGCAGCATCAATTAAATTTTTCTTGCATAGTGTTTATAGTTGATTATTCTAGTTGAAACGTCTATACTGTAAATGAGCATATGTTCAAAAAAGAAATTCGTTTATTGGAAATAAGCTGTTTGGAATGATTGTAAGATTAGGGTTGTTAGAGAAAATGTGCTAAGATACTTGTTTATCTGGATTTATGAGAGAGGGGATAAAAAAATGAGCACAACGGAGTATTCATCTGATGTTAAGCAGCTAGCAGGTCAGTATTTTAAAGAAGGTTATAATTGCGCAGAAGCCGTATTACGTGCTTTTAGAAAAGAACTTGACCTTGATTTAAGTGATGAAGCATTGAAAGTCGGGACTGGATTTGGTGGTGGGATAGGACATGCGGGATGTGTTTGCGGGGCTTTAGCTGCATCCGTCATGGTGCTGGGTATTTTGCAAGGACGCGTAAATACTCGTCAGAGTTTGGCACCTATTTATAATATAAACGAAGAGTTTCACCGTAGATTTAGTGAAAAATTTGGCGGATCGTGTTGCCGTGTTTTAAATCGTTATCCTTTTAATTCTAAGGAACATTTGCGTAATTGTCTAAAGTTGACAGGCAGTACAGCAGAATTATTGATGGAATATATTGAAGAAAAGAAGTTGCATTGACTATGTATCAAAATATCTGAGCCTTTTTCTCTTGAAATATTATTAAAAAGCACACTATTGCGTGTGTTTTTTTATGCCCAAATTAGAAATTTTCATTTCACCGAATCAAGCAAATAGGGAGTAACCAACATTGTATTCACCAAATTAGCAAATAATGCTGTAGAGCAAGTAACATCGCAATAGTGTACTGACTGATTACTATATTATAAAAGTCTGGCAATTGTTGGATTCTGTATTCTTGAAAGTTATACAGAAGCATGTATAGATGAGGTCAGTATGAAGATGCCAAAGTGCGTCAGAGGATTGGGGATTTAACTAAGACGATGATTACTATGTTAAGAAAGTGAGAGAAGAAAAATTATATTGGCCCCGGTTTTGCTGGCATCACTAGGGAGTATTATAAAAAAATTGTAGTGGAAAACATATTGATTATATAGTTTTTATTGTAATTTCATACCTGTTGGTATATACTACAAATGGGCATATGCCCATTTAGGAGGTGGCTAAATGCCAAGACGACGTTGCTGTGGGTTAGTGGAACAGGAGCCCTGCCACCGTCAGTTTACTCCCCTAGATGCAAATGAAGAAAGGGTAGTAACCTTATTAGTTGAAGAATTAGAAACTATAAGGTTAAAGAACTTGACTGGAATGGATCAGGCTGCGTGTGCGGCGACCATGGGAGTATCCCGGGCTACCTTTCAAAGAATACTCAATGCGGCTAGACAAAAGATTACTTTTGCTCTAGTTGAGGGGTACACTATTATAATACAGGGAGGAACGTATATGGTTAAAAATCGCAAGTTCGAATGTCAAGATTGTGGACATATTTGGGAAGTTGAGCCTTGTACTGAAGGCGGTAAGCATGGGTATGAAATTGCTTGCCCGAAGTGTGGTAGCATGAAGAAAATAAAAATAGGTGAAGATGGTCAAAAACATGTTTGTGGTGGCAATCACCACGGACATGAGCATGGACATGGCGGTGGCTGTTGCGGGCATTAAATATAAGTAACTTTCTGAAGGGGAAAGGGAGATAGTAAAATGAGCGAAGATTGTAATCAGAATTGCAATACATGCAGCGATGAATGTGCTGAAAGAAAAGATGAAAAAATTGATTTTTCCGCAAAACCACATGAGTTAAGTAATATCAAAAAAGTGATTGGCGTCGTAAGTGGAAAAGGCGGTGTTGGCAAATCACTTGTTACCTCAATGCTGGCGGTAATGATGAAGAGAAAAGGATATAACACAGCGATCCTTGATGCGGATATAACGGGTCCGTCTATACCAAAAGCATTTGGTATTACTGCGAAAGCTGCAGGAAATGAACTAGGTATGTTTCCTGTTAAAAGCAAAACAGGCATCGATATTATGTCGGTTAACCTATTGCTGGAGAATGACACTGACCCTGTAGTTTGGAGAGGTCCGATTATTGCCGGAACAGTTAAGCAGTTTTGGACCGATGTTATCTGGGGCGACGTTGATTTCATGTTTATTGACATGCCACCCGGAACTGGTGATGTACCTCTTACTGTATTTCAGTCTATAGCTGTAGATGGAATTGTTATTGTAACTTCTCCACAGGAATTGGTTTCAATGATTGTATCCAAAGCAGTAAAGATGGCGGAAATGATGAACATTCCAATTATCGGCTTAGTGGAAAATATGTCCTATTTCAAATGCCCGGACTGTGACAAGAAATATAAAATATTTGGGGATAGCCATATTGAGGAAATTGCTCAAAAGCATAACCTTGATATTCTCGCAAAGCTGCCCATTGATTCGAAAATTGCAGCAGCCTGCGACAAAGGTTCGATTGAATATTTTGATGGCGATTGGCTTGATAATATAGCGGAAATTTTGAAAAAAGAAGGAGGAGAAGATATGATTCCAAATCGCAAGTTTGAA
This genomic interval carries:
- a CDS encoding YidC/Oxa1 family membrane protein insertase — protein: MKDVNFLFDYIIEFIQSLVTLFYNITVNLGFPNYGIAIILFTLVIKALLFPLTAKQMKSMKAMKELSPKLKALQEKYKNNKEAQQKAVSNLYKETGINPLAGCLPLLLQMPILSGMFYALRNYSYVSHPGFLWINNLSESDHLYILPILAALTTYLSSQSMTTDASNKQNKMMLLAMPFFIGYMTLNFPAGLGLYWVVSNLVQIIQQRLLQKS
- a CDS encoding S1C family serine protease, which encodes MKKGFTYYVVVVLVGIMFGASIMVGCSGRFFAKPNSQETSQIANLNQPVNMAGVSDARNTAIVRAAQAVAPAVVGITNKSYARDYFNRKVVQKGEGSGVIIDSNGYIATNNHVVDGAQELVVSLPDGRTFTGKVLGADPATDLAVVKIDATGLPAATLGDSDGLLVGEPAIAIGNPLGLEFQGSVTVGVISALNRSIEIGERKFKLIQTDAAINPGNSGGALVNADGVVIGINSAKISDTGVEGIGFSIPINAARPILQSIIEKGHVVRAYLGVGVLDKETAPKYGYTLNIDNGIYVVNVTIGSPAAKAGIKPGDIITKVAGNAINSVPDLRSFLDGQNVGSKVDVEFIRDDQPSTVSVLLEEMPTQALEH
- a CDS encoding methyl-accepting chemotaxis protein, coding for MKVKNIQTKLLITLLPLVFLIMGVLSGVSYYFSQQSLAKSINQTARAVGTDYGNRVQGDIRLMMSELEDLASNQSVRTGIEKDQIIEIMAEAQKRLGTFDAIVFVSPNGEGVNSMGITNSYGDRDYLKKVIVTKKPYVSNPLVSKSTGKLAVVLAVPVKNKDQLTGVLVGTFSLDRLTAMIKELKFLDNGYGQISDASGMVIAHPKSPEVVGKLNLLEKKINPKLKMQQTELDDRLINLVKTASESDKQTEGEYVFVDGITRTAVCTPVDLPGDQRWVMSVAVHKVEATRETDILGHTMLILCILCLIIAAVAIVIIAKRFSKPISLIRDECLLLAQGDLREREAKVSSEDEIGQLAKGFQEMRRNLRELVAKVHSQSEQLAASSEELTASSEQSAQVVTQVAESISDVAHGAEKQLNAVGEASSVVEQMSVGIQQVAASANQAASNSSQAAGKAIDGDKSVEKAVSQMAHIEQTVNNSAQVIAKLGERSKEIGQIVDAISGIAGQTNLLALNAAIEAARAGEQGRGFAVVAEEVRKLAEQSQEAAKQIATLIGEIQGDTDKAVVAMDEGTREVKVGTEVVTTAGRAFKEIAKLVTQVAEQVKEISAAIQQMASGSQQIVASVKEIDGHSKAAVGKTQTVSAATEEQSASMEEIASSSQSLAKLAQDLQEAVSKFRV
- a CDS encoding C-GCAxxG-C-C family (seleno)protein yields the protein MSTTEYSSDVKQLAGQYFKEGYNCAEAVLRAFRKELDLDLSDEALKVGTGFGGGIGHAGCVCGALAASVMVLGILQGRVNTRQSLAPIYNINEEFHRRFSEKFGGSCCRVLNRYPFNSKEHLRNCLKLTGSTAELLMEYIEEKKLH
- a CDS encoding DUF134 domain-containing protein; the encoded protein is MPRRRCCGLVEQEPCHRQFTPLDANEERVVTLLVEELETIRLKNLTGMDQAACAATMGVSRATFQRILNAARQKITFALVEGYTIIIQGGTYMVKNRKFECQDCGHIWEVEPCTEGGKHGYEIACPKCGSMKKIKIGEDGQKHVCGGNHHGHEHGHGGGCCGH
- a CDS encoding P-loop NTPase, with translation MSEDCNQNCNTCSDECAERKDEKIDFSAKPHELSNIKKVIGVVSGKGGVGKSLVTSMLAVMMKRKGYNTAILDADITGPSIPKAFGITAKAAGNELGMFPVKSKTGIDIMSVNLLLENDTDPVVWRGPIIAGTVKQFWTDVIWGDVDFMFIDMPPGTGDVPLTVFQSIAVDGIVIVTSPQELVSMIVSKAVKMAEMMNIPIIGLVENMSYFKCPDCDKKYKIFGDSHIEEIAQKHNLDILAKLPIDSKIAAACDKGSIEYFDGDWLDNIAEILKKEGGEDMIPNRKFECQDCGHIWEVEPCTEGGKHGYEIACPKCGSMKKIKIGEDGQKHVCGGNHHGHEHEHGGGCCGH